The proteins below are encoded in one region of Vespula pensylvanica isolate Volc-1 chromosome 4, ASM1446617v1, whole genome shotgun sequence:
- the LOC122628298 gene encoding uncharacterized protein LOC122628298 — translation MGLNHVTAIVFSFVFVMLCASLPVQENIFTCDCNHCNVKSTIDPGEKEMTTIVPDEKTSEKKSNSSNGDETICARDRDFEDKTFSSVCHMLCYNKCTHFRIALQKNTTRYITVIYRTNYYKLWNGPC, via the exons ATGGGATTAAATCACGTGACAGCTATTGTATTTT cGTTCGTATTTGTGATGCTATGCGCGTCTTTGCCGGTacaggaaaatatttttacgtgcGACTGCAATCATTGCAATGTGAAGAGTACGATCGATCctggagaaaaggaaatgactACGATCGTTCCGGATGAAAAaacgagtgaaaaaaaaagcaacagtAGCAATGGTGATGAAACAATCTGCGCTCGTGATCGCGACTTCGAAGACAAAACCTTTTCGAGCGTGTGTCATATGCTTTGTTACAATAAATGTACTCATTTTCGTATAGCTCTGCAGAAGAATACGACAAGATACATTACTGTTATTTATAGAACAA ATTATTACAAATTGTGGAATGGTCCTTGTTAA